The following are encoded in a window of bacterium genomic DNA:
- a CDS encoding 4Fe-4S dicluster domain-containing protein, with protein sequence MPIADHKKCTGCRICEIICSIQHHKEMNPKLAMVRINSNWPWEDKVTICRQCKKPKCVEACEYDAIERVNGYLRINQEKCTACLECVKACPFDGVVVSEITQKPILCDTCKGEYLCVKWCPVKVFSKT encoded by the coding sequence ATGCCTATTGCAGACCATAAAAAATGCACAGGTTGCCGCATCTGCGAGATAATTTGCTCAATTCAACATCATAAAGAAATGAATCCCAAATTGGCTATGGTAAGGATAAATAGCAATTGGCCCTGGGAGGACAAGGTAACCATCTGCCGGCAGTGTAAGAAGCCAAAGTGCGTTGAAGCGTGCGAGTATGATGCTATTGAAAGAGTTAACGGCTATTTAAGAATTAACCAGGAAAAATGCACTGCCTGTCTTGAATGCGTAAAGGCGTGCCCTTTTGACGGCGTGGTAGTTAGTGAAATAACTCAGAAACCTATTCTCTGTGATACGTGTAAGGGAGAATATCTGTGCGTTAAATGGTGCCCCGTAAAAGTATTTAGTAAAACATAA
- a CDS encoding aldehyde ferredoxin oxidoreductase family protein, producing MSNNKYFGYAGKILTVDLSSSNYVVEDTPFDLIVNFMGGKGFGAKILYDGLKPGCDPLSQDNIMVMATGPLTGTLMPASGHIVLSTKSPLTGIWLDSHCGGFFGPELKMAGYDAIIIKGKAKKPTVLVIKDDGVSFEDGKDLWGKFTFESQELLRKKHGENCQFMCIGPAGERKARFANIVSGGRGFGRGGSGAVMGSKNLKAIVVKGTKGIRIHDFDGFMRICTEAYNELTVSPDTGGGRPKYGTNSIYSFMIEAGAHPVKNFQTGVFEKVKECNEDVLDKKYYKRHIACFSCPINCSKASRVDDGKYKGKFTEGPEYENMWSLGAQCGNSNIGSIIYGEHLCDEYGLDAISTGNVIGFTMECFEKGILSEKQIGFPVKFGNDEAIIKFIEMMAKGEGVGELMSQGVRQMSKELGKGTEKFAMHVKGMEIPAYDPRGAFGMGLAYATSDRGACHLRAWTLGAEILDVRERMDPFATEFKAELVKNQQDFYAVIQSAVVCLFLNFGLTQRHITRCIQSLTGIKEWKTTEDILKIGERIYNLTRLFSMREGISAKDDTLPQRLLREPTKEGPTKGIVVDLDTMLKEYYLIRHWDGEGRPTKEKLTELGLDKYK from the coding sequence ATGAGTAATAATAAATATTTTGGTTATGCTGGAAAGATTCTAACGGTGGACTTGAGTTCCTCTAATTATGTTGTTGAGGATACTCCTTTTGACCTGATTGTAAACTTCATGGGAGGCAAGGGATTTGGGGCGAAGATTCTTTATGACGGGCTAAAGCCTGGTTGTGACCCCTTATCTCAGGATAACATTATGGTTATGGCTACTGGACCTTTAACAGGGACTTTAATGCCGGCAAGCGGTCACATTGTCCTCAGCACTAAAAGTCCGTTAACTGGCATCTGGCTTGATTCCCATTGTGGCGGATTTTTTGGCCCCGAGCTTAAGATGGCCGGTTATGATGCCATAATTATCAAGGGAAAGGCGAAGAAGCCGACGGTGCTGGTTATTAAAGATGATGGAGTTTCCTTTGAAGATGGTAAAGATCTATGGGGTAAGTTTACTTTTGAGTCTCAGGAACTGCTGAGGAAAAAACATGGAGAGAATTGCCAATTTATGTGTATTGGTCCAGCAGGAGAGAGAAAAGCGAGGTTTGCCAATATAGTCTCCGGAGGTAGGGGTTTCGGTAGAGGTGGTTCAGGAGCTGTAATGGGGTCAAAGAACCTCAAAGCTATTGTCGTAAAAGGAACTAAGGGTATTAGAATTCACGATTTCGACGGTTTTATGAGGATTTGTACAGAAGCATATAATGAATTAACGGTCAGCCCTGACACAGGAGGTGGAAGACCCAAGTACGGAACTAATTCCATCTATTCATTTATGATTGAGGCAGGAGCTCATCCAGTTAAGAATTTTCAAACCGGAGTGTTTGAAAAAGTAAAAGAATGTAATGAAGATGTGCTTGACAAAAAGTACTATAAGAGACATATAGCCTGTTTTTCCTGCCCGATAAACTGTAGCAAGGCATCCCGGGTAGACGATGGTAAATATAAGGGAAAGTTTACAGAGGGCCCTGAATATGAGAATATGTGGAGCTTGGGCGCTCAATGTGGCAATAGCAATATTGGCTCGATAATTTATGGCGAGCATCTTTGTGATGAATACGGTTTGGATGCTATTTCTACAGGAAATGTGATTGGCTTCACCATGGAGTGCTTTGAAAAAGGGATTCTCTCGGAAAAGCAGATTGGTTTTCCCGTGAAGTTCGGAAACGACGAAGCAATAATAAAATTTATAGAAATGATGGCAAAAGGAGAAGGCGTTGGAGAATTGATGAGCCAGGGTGTTCGCCAGATGTCTAAGGAGTTGGGTAAGGGCACTGAGAAATTTGCAATGCATGTAAAGGGGATGGAAATACCGGCATACGACCCACGAGGCGCTTTTGGAATGGGCCTTGCCTATGCCACCAGCGACCGGGGCGCATGCCACTTAAGGGCATGGACATTAGGAGCTGAGATATTAGATGTCCGGGAGAGGATGGACCCTTTTGCTACAGAATTTAAGGCTGAGCTTGTGAAGAATCAGCAAGACTTTTATGCAGTCATCCAATCGGCAGTTGTCTGTTTATTTCTGAATTTCGGACTGACTCAGCGCCATATAACCAGGTGCATTCAGAGTCTCACGGGAATAAAGGAGTGGAAGACAACAGAGGATATTCTGAAGATTGGCGAAAGAATATATAATCTAACAAGGTTATTCTCAATGAGGGAAGGAATTTCAGCAAAAGACGACACCCTTCCCCAAAGGTTACTCCGAGAGCCTACTAAGGAAGGACCGACAAAAGGTATTGTAGTTGACCTTGATACAATGTTAAAAGAGTATTATCTAATCAGGCATTGGGATGGAGAGGGTAGACCCACCAAGGAGAAACTTACCGAACTCGGACTCGATAAATACAAGTAG
- a CDS encoding MoaD/ThiS family protein, translated as MKVKIKAKFFAMPRDYQGERELEMEVSEDFQQALEEIDSRTKIGIKEKLDKRFVILINGRNYKKVLEDKGKLEEGDNLAFVPFLGGG; from the coding sequence ATGAAAGTAAAAATTAAAGCCAAATTTTTTGCTATGCCCAGAGATTATCAAGGCGAAAGAGAATTGGAAATGGAAGTCAGCGAGGACTTCCAGCAGGCTCTGGAAGAGATAGATTCGAGGACTAAAATAGGGATAAAAGAGAAGCTGGACAAAAGATTTGTCATTCTCATAAATGGAAGAAATTACAAGAAGGTTTTGGAAGATAAAGGCAAATTGGAAGAAGGAGATAATTTAGCATTTGTTCCATTTTTAGGAGGAGGATAA